One segment of Triticum aestivum cultivar Chinese Spring chromosome 2A, IWGSC CS RefSeq v2.1, whole genome shotgun sequence DNA contains the following:
- the LOC123187020 gene encoding uncharacterized protein, which yields MPEFVYANLSCIPNLDSASAPPPRPLCASAAAYLALHLAGPVAVVVVWWLWRNLLLLLLPLPLEGFAGAADGRRLPEQQPPRTHTVVDADRVAVAAATARGFFEEEETTRPILLRRRAPHAGADGYFRYPQIHYLEALPQIRLMDPESMEEMTRGRRHAVGMLRQAAIHYHDPIHRLSNLDGNPSVFQGDPCVLATESTDIVIKLKVATALVCFIWRELNGHSQQLCQEVKEECFSLVAGQSVEKLLEVARSFSEASWCACHVKEVLTTVDALVDVLYNLQGLPLNRSGEIAVMSCKMVANLSGLLDQAASGIDNSEESTIHPATFVFNQVLEFFDSNTDMVQLILATGDCTIDRYSHVFDCWVSKLEEDAKKMCQAEKDREYIILLNNACDVWQMMRRPGAPFWNVELVSRLICMIQRYRRGYFEECWVPLVLSLLKEDYLKNPRSSSLAEFTQGFVSICDRQMTWKVVPSLKYELRDEIKNLVVTPYKAFLHALQANRRGLSLKRLMSRRRSQNEYTVEQLENKIGEFFES from the exons ATGCCTGAATTTGTGTACGCCAACCTGTCTTGCATTCCGAATCTCGATAGCGCCtcggccccgccgccgcgccctttGTGCGCCTCCGCGGCGGCCTACCTTGCCCTCCACCTCGCCGGGCCTGTGGCCGTCGTTGTCGTCTGGTGGCTCTGGAGGaacctcctgcttctgcttctgccTCTGCCTCTGGAGGGGTTCGCGGGCGCTGCAGACGGCCGCCGCCTCCCGGAGCAGCAGCCGCCCCGCACCCACACGGTGGTGGACGCGGACCGCGTggctgtcgccgccgccaccgcccgcggcTTCTTCGAAGAGGAAGAGACCACCCGTCCAATCCTCCTCCGTCGCAGGGCGCCCCACGCCGGCGCCGACGGGTACTTCCGGTACCCGCAAATCCACTACCTTGAAGCACTTCCTCAAATCCGCCTCATGGACCCCGAATCCATGGAGGAGATGACGCGAGGGCGGCGTCACGCCGTCGGCATGCTCAGGCAAGCCGCGATCCACTACCACGACCCCATCCACAG ATTGTCCAATCTCGATGGAAACCCATCAGTTTTCCAGGGAGATCCTTGTGTGTTGGCCACAGAATCAACTGATATTGTTATCAAGCTAAAAGTTGCTACTGCACTTGTCTGCTTCATATGGCGAGAATTGAATGGGCACAGTCAGCAATTATGTCAAGAAGTAAAAGAAGAGTGCTTTTCATTGGTTGCTGGGCAATCTGTTGAGAAGCTCCTTGAGGTAGCACGTTCATTCAGCGAGGCAAGCTGGTGTGCTTGCCATGTTAAGGAAGTGCTGACTACTGTTGACGCACTCGTTGATGTCCTGTACAATTTACAGGGCTTACCTTTGAACAGATCTGGTGAGATTGCTGTTATGTCGTGTAAGATGGTGGCTAATTTAAGCGGATTACTTGATCAGGCTGCAAGTGGCATTGATAACAGTGAAGAATCTACCATTCATCCAGCAACTTTTGTTTTCAATCAAGTCCTGGAGTTTTTCGACAGCAACACAGATATGGTGCAGTTAATACTTGCCACTGGAGATTGCACCATTGATCGTTACTCTCATGTGTTTGATTGCTGGGTTTCCAAGCTGGAGGAAGATGCAAAAAAGATGTGCCAAGCTGAAAAGGATCGAGAATACATAATCCTCTTGAATAATGCATGCGATGTTTGGCAGATGATGCGCCGTCCAGGAGCACCCTTTTGGAATGTAGAACTGGTGAGCAGGCTCATTTGTATGATCCAGAGATACAGAAGGGGCTACTTTGAGGAATGTTGGGTTCCACTTGTGCTGTCATTACTGAAGGAAGATTATCTGAAGAACCCGCGCAGTTCATCCTTGGCTGAATTTACTCAAGGATTTGTCAGTATCTGCGATCGCCAGATGACCTGGAAGGTTGTACCTAGTCTTAAGTACGAACTGCGAGACGAGATAAAGAATCTAGTTGTTACACCATACAAGGCCTTCCTGCATGCACTGCAGGCAAATCGGAGAGGACTTTCATTGAAGCGATTGATGTCACGAAGGAGGAGTCAGAATGAGTATACTGTCGAGCAGTTGGAAAACAAGATAGGTGAGTTTTTTGAAAGCTGA
- the LOC123187022 gene encoding putative disease resistance protein RGA1, with product MKPMEAAACSGGLDPAALAEAPRLLRSASRAMEGLASDIQSCGGSRRRCAPGASKCGGKAAAPTLELLVAYLLQIWGISAAAGYKALALQARDAFYFAQDLQDTIDCHNPPRVRSRRQSKPLPALRWCASNCLPFGIVASKPPKKIIKDIKAVNQETQKIVDLLDKAAAGSSSASLPPRMPDSGREILQTRVFVGRDKEKDDIVQLLIQPCAKSAVISVVGAGGIGKTTLARTVFNDAAVGEHFDVKCWVSVSSSSNKMELAAQILRSVKPAWDGSADKMVDFQMLQSELRRSLTSKRYLIVLDDVWNSKDETWLDMLTPLQSADIGSRIMATSRMNTVPHILGASQMYTVNPLNSDDCWALLKEHAFPSDLGNVYPNLHQIGKQIAEKINGSPLAAKLVGGLLGDTRSEIHWMNIMETGLKDNNVSSALRLSYKYLPVHLKRCFAYCSLFAKDHKFDPAHLSRLWIAEGFVQPQGTADKRMEDIAREYFDQLLSRSFFQEIKLGTKTYYLVHGLLHDLARSVAAEDCFHVDDGMNCDIPSTVRHLSVTMDSLPRLTSFCSLKELRTLLIRPSLPSNSSCSQEDFSVNLKSILENSKQLRVLDVNCFNSNELPQCIDDLLHLRYLSIHGSIQRLPESIGKLLNLQVLCFTGKCSFDKLPESVTMLVNLRHLLVVTKCTAGLAGIGRLAKLQGSLEFHIEKKEGHRSEELRNINGLRGSLKVKGLDNVSSYEEACKAELNKKTHLNSLNLEWSSASRNNPPPADEEVLEGLKPHQDIKVLHIRRYCGTKAPSWLQSLQQVRSLHLINCRSLGILPPLGNLGSLRYLHMKELCAVDRIGHEFYGNGDVAFPSLSVLEFDDFPKLREWARIEDKNSFPCLERLIIVDCPQLVEIPPFSATTREVTIERTGFMPYMRLAPFSSSSEKLQLDVCTTSVHFNGLFHKQHIEALVALNISGAEQVVATEEIGLLVSLQRLQLSRCNFTDQNFSSFLQALPHLSLLEMIDLPNVTSLPASETLSFSTMLTELSVRNCQFLHSLSSLQFFYSLKVLVIERCPKVTTTSFPLKFRSLSSLRVLRISYCPELQSLPVCGLPSSLETLDIIGCHPELSKPRKRVQ from the coding sequence ATGAAGCCCATGGAGGCAGCGGCGTGCTCCGGCGGCCTGGATCCCGCGGCACTGGCGGAGGCGCCGCGGCTGCTGCGCTCGGCCTCTCGGGCCATGGAGGGGCTGGCCTCCGACATCCAGTCCTGCGGCGGGAGCCGCCGGAGATGCGCGCCTGGGGCCAGCAAGTGCGGGGGgaaggccgccgcccccaccctggAGCTTCTCGTCGCCTATTTGCTCCAGATCTGGggcatctccgccgccgccggatatAAGGCGCTGGCTCTGCAGGCCAGGGACGCCTTCTACTTCGCCCAAGACCTTCAAGACACCATCGACTGCCACAACCCGCCTCGGGTTCGTAGCCGTCGTCAGTCCAAGCCCCTCCCCGCCCTCAGGTGGTGTGCTTCCAACTGCCTCCCTTTTGGAATAGTTGCGTCCAAACCACCCAAGAAGATCATCAAGGACATCAAAGCTGTGAATCAAGAAACTCAAAAGATTGTTGATCTGCTTGACAAGGCCGCCGCCGGCTCATCGTCCGCTTCGCTGCCGCCGCGGATGCCTGATTCAGGCAGGGAAATTCTTCAGACTAGGGTATTTGTtgggcgcgacaaggagaaggatGATATCGTGCAATTGCTCATCCAGCCATGTGCCAAGTCTGCTGTTATCTCCGTTGTTGGTGCTGGAGGAATCGGGAAGACAACTCTTGCTCGGACGGTGTTCAACGATGCAGCGGTTGGGGAGCATTTTGATGTCAAATGTTGGGTGTCAGTTTCAAGTAGCTCCAACAAGATGGAGCTCGCAGCACAGATCCTAAGGTCGGTCAAGCCAGCATGGGATGGCTCTGCTGACAAGATGGTGGATTTTCAAATGCTTCAGTCTGAGCTCCGTCGATCTCTTACATCAAAGAGGTATCTGATCGTTCTTGATGATGTATGGAACAGCAAGGATGAAACCTGGCTGGACATGCTCACTCCTCTACAGTCAGCAGATATTGGGAGCAGAATTATGGCGACTTCTCGCATGAACACCGTGCCTCACATCCTCGGAGCATCGCAGATGTACACCGTGAATCCGCTCAACAGCGACGATTGCTGGGCCCTGCTGAAGGAACATGCTTTTCCAAGTGATCTTGGGAATGTCTATCCAAATCTTCACCAGATCGGGAAACAGATTGCTGAAAAAATCAATGGTTCACCTCTGGCTGCCAAGCTGGTGGGAGGTTTGCTGGGTGATACAAGGAGCGAAATTCACTGGATGAATATCATGGAAACAGGATTAAAAGATAATAATGTTTCCTCTGCCCTACGCTTGAGCTATAAGTACCTACCAGTACACCTCAAGCGGTGCTTCGCATATTGCAGTTTGTTTGCAAAAGACCATAAGTTTGATCCAGCACACTTGTCCCGCCTTTGGATTGCCGAGGGTTTTGTTCAACCACAAGGCACGGCTGACAAAAGGATGGAAGACATAGCTAGAGAATATTTTGATCAGCTCCTTTCACGCTCATTCTTTCAGGAAATCAAGCTTGGAACCAAGACGTACTACTTGGTGCACGGCTTACTGCATGATCTTGCAAGGTCTGTTGCTGCGGAGGACTGCTTCCATGTTGACGATGGCATGAACTGTGACATCCCGTCAACAGTGCGCCATCTGTCTGTCACCATGGACAGTCTACCTCGTCTCACAAGCTTCTGCAGTCTAAAAGAGCTGCGCACCTTGTTAATCCGACCGTCACTTCCGTCCAACTCCAGCTGCTCCCAAGAGGATTTTTCTGTGAATTTAAAAAGTATCCTGGAGAATTCAAAACAGTTGCGTGTTCTTGATGTCAATTGCTTTAACTCCAACGAGTTGCCCCAATGCATTGATGACTTACTGCACCTCCGTTACCTATCTATCCATGGCTCCATCCAGAGGCTTCCTGAGTCGATTGGCAAGCTCCTGAATCTGCAAGTATTGTGCTTCACTGGGAAATGTTCGTTTGATAAGCTTCCTGAAAGCGTTACTATGCTGGTCAATTTGCGGCACCTTCTTGTTGTAACAAAGTGTACTGCAGGATTGGCGGGCATTGGTCGGCTAGCTAAGCTTCAGGGATCACTCGAGTTCCACATTGAAAAGAAGGAAGGGCATAGATCAGAAGAGTTGAGAAACATCAATGGTCTCCGTGGGTCACTAAAAGTAAAAGGTCTAGACAATGTTTCAAGCTATGAAGAAGCCTGCAAAGCTGAGTTGAATAAGAAAACACATCTTAATTCTCTGAATTTAGAATGGAGCTCCGCTAGTAGAAATAACCCCCCTCCTGCTGACGAAGAGGTACTTGAAGGCTTAAAGCCGCACCAAGATATAAAGGTACTTCATATAAGAAGGTATTGTGGCACCAAAGCTCCCAGTTGGCTACAGTCATTGCAACAAGTGCGTTCTTTGCACCTTATCAATTGCAGGAGTTTGGGCATCCTTCCTCCATTGGGGAATTTGGGATCACTCAGATATTTACACATGAAGGAGTTGTGTGCAGTTGACCGAATTGGACATGAGTTTTATGGCAACGGTGATGTGGCATTTCCATCTCTAAGTGTCCTTGAATTTGATGATTTCCCAAAGTTGCGTGAGTGGGCTAGAATAGAGGACAAGAATTCATTTCCATGCCTTGAAAGATTAATTATAGTGGATTGTCCACAATTGGTCGAAATTCCTCCCTTCTCCGCAACTACTCGTGAAGTTACCATTGAGCGTACAGGCTTCATGCCATACATGAGGCTTGCCCCTTTTTCTTCAAGTTCAGAGAAGCTCCAGCTGGATGTTTGCACAACTTCTGTCCACTTCAACGGGTTGTTCCATAAGCAGCATATAGAGGCTCTTGTAGCTTTAAACATAAGTGGTGCTGAACAAGTCGTTGCTACTGAAGAAATAGGGTTGCTTGTTTCCCTACAAAGGTTGCAACTTAGTCGCTGCAACTTTACTGACCAGAATTTTAGTAGTTTTCTCCAGGCTCTGCCTCATTTGTCCTTGTTGGAGATGATAGACCTGCCTAACGTAACATCTCTTCCAGCATCAGAAACACTTAGTTTCAGCACCATGCTCACTGAGTTGTCCGTACGCAACTGCCAGTTTTTGCACTCTCTATCCTCACTGCAGTTTTTTTATTCACTAAAAGTTCTGGTGATCGAGAGATGTCCTAAAGTCACTACAACATCATTTCCGTTGAAATTTAGGAGCCTTTCGTCTCTCAGAGTGCTGAGAATATCATACTGCCCAGAGCTCCAATCTTTACCAGTGTGTGGTCTGCCATCCTCATTGGAAACACTTGATATTATTGGGTGCCACCCGGAGTTGTCCAAGCCAAGGAAGAGAGTGCAGTGA